Part of the Triticum urartu cultivar G1812 chromosome 2, Tu2.1, whole genome shotgun sequence genome, GCTTGAGTATTCTGGATCTGTTTCTCCTTATAATGGATAAGTGCACCGTGAATATATTTTCTGATGAAACGCAAGCTAAATGGTCGGGGCTCATCACGACATGACCTACATATATTTTCTTTTCTCGTAATTAACTGCCTGGCCCGTTGCAACTTGCATTTCTTGAAAATATacacaacaaaagaaaaaaaatgcatAACTTGCAAGTGGCAACCCAATCAAGTTATAGGGTCGTGGCATTGTAACATCAACACCAAAACATAATATAGATTGAACTAAGCATTATTCCAAAAACTAATTAAAATAACAAGTTCAGTGAGCAGAGTGCCTGCCACGTTGGCCAGAGCTGGTTCTCCAAGAAAGAATATGAACACTTCATGTTTGTTCATACCCGCCGAAAAGCAACAAAGGAAACCGCAATACTGTCGTCATGACCAAACATCAACCAAATCCCACACGCAGAGACAGAGAGGGAGAGACCGCTCCGGTCCAGAGCTCAGATCAGATCGGCGACATTCATCGGCATCTCGTCGATCTGCGTGCTGTAGTACTGCTCATTGTCCCTCAGGATGCGGATGTCGTCCTTGCGCACAAAGTTGATCGCCACACCCTGCacataattttttttcatataGGTCAAGCAACAAGAGTATTAATTGTGCAAATATTTGGGATGCAGAGAGCAAACATTTGTTTCAGATGAGTGAGTCACATGCTACATATTGACTTTTCATAGAGTTTAAACAAAAACAATCCTAGGCAGTCCCATAAGAGGGGTGACTTGAGTTTCGCAGGAGGGGTGGGTGTGTAACTTTACCTTGCGCCCAAAACGCCCAGAGCGACCGATGCGATGGATGTAAAGCTCACGATTATTCGGGAGATCATAATTAATGACAAGAGAGACCTGAACAAAGGCAAATACATTCAGTCAGTAACCAAAATAAGAATCATGCAACAGCATGCTTAAGGGTACCAAGACTTGCCTGCTGAACATCCAGCCCTCCAGCCCAAACATCTGTTGTGATCAGAACACGGGTCGTGCCACTCCTGAACTCACTCATAATCGCATCCCTTTCCTTTTGAGGCATGTCACCATGCATAGCTGATACGGTAAAGTTGTTGGTGCGCATCCTTTCAGTAAGCCAATCCACCTGGCCAAAAGGGAACAACTATCGTTTAGCAAGCTGTGAACCATCAATTATGTCAACTGGACATGGTTAACAAATCTGGACAATATTTCATACACTTTTGAGTCAAAGAAGCACATCGCTGCAGTTTAATAGTGCAACCAACAGCAATCAACTGAGCTATACATTACCTTTCTCTTGGTATTGCAGAAAATGACAGCCTGGGTGATGGTCAGTGTATCATAAAGATCGCACAGCGTATCAAACTTCCATTCCTCCTTCTCAACAGCAACAAAGAATTGTTTGATGCCCTACAAACATGACATGAAAAATGTAAGAAAATGTAAGTGCTAAGTAGGACAAAATGCACTAAAGCAAAACAAGTGGTGACATTTACCTCTAGGGTCAACTCATCACGCTTTACAAGGATCCTGACTGGATCAGTCATGAACTTGCTAGTTATCTCCAAGATGTCATGGGGCAGAGTTGCAGAGATCAAGACAACCTGCAGATGGTTCGAAAATACACAATTAGAAAAGTATGAGATCTCTGCCAGGGAGATGTCTTTATTTCTAGCCATGAGGCTTAGTGCTCATGTTAAGTTTTAACTCTAAAATGCCCGCTTTTCCCATTAACAGTTCCCCGCTTAGAGAATGTTACAAATGCTCAACCAATAACATGCTGAAAAAAACCAAAGAATAACAGAAAGGAACAATAAACTGAGGAGCACACAAATCTGTCCCTATAGTTAAAAACAAACCATTCATGGCTAGCTACTGGCAGATGATTATAGTAAAAGGTGCAAGACAGACTGATAAGTCAGAAAGGTGAAAGAGATAAACATATGAGCAGGTGACAACTTGAAATCTGTAGTAAAAAGCATCAGCACGATgacaagacgactgataaactaCACAAAAGAGTAGTTTGAGAAAGGTTTAATTTCAATGACCGACCTGAAGTTCTGGGGGGAGGTATCTGTAGACATCATAGATCTGATCCTTAAAACCTCTGGTCAACATCTCATCGGCTTCATCCTAATATGAAAGAATGTTACTACTTGTAGAACTTggagaaaacaaaaacaaaaaacaaatgCAGTATGGCAACGGCAAACTAACCAGGACTAGGAGCTTGATGGCTCTTGTGCGCAAGGTCCTTCTCTTGATCATATCACATACTCTGCCCGGGGTTCCTGAAACAACATGCACTCCAGCCTCAAGCTTCCTAATATCCTCGCCGATACTTTTGCCACCGACACAGGCATGCACAGAGACACTCATGTAGTTCCCAACAGCTTGCATCACCCTCTCTGTTTGCGTGGCAAGTTCCCTAGTTGGTGACAGTATCAATGCTTGCACCCTGCAGAATCAAAGTTGTACCCAATATTAAGTTGAGCTTTCACTTTCTGAGCAAGTGCTATATTATACATTATCAAAGCTAGTGCCCCACAGAGGTAAACAATGGTGAATCGCACAGTAACACACTGGTAAATGCATAAGAAAATAAATATGTGGTGGCGCTAGCACAGATGGGGAACCACAATGTTCGCCCATATAACAAGGAAAGCCCAAAGCTATGCCAAGAGATATGCACATCCTTAAGAAAAGTAGCGACATCAGAAAAGCAAATCAAAGGAATTGATTGCGGAGGAGACAAACAAATTGAAGCTATTGCATCAGGACAAAACAACACAAGTTAGGAGAGTTACCTGAAAGAAAACATCCACCTGGAGTTAGCCACCCTTCAACTTTCCTGAAAAACAAACAATTCCTCTGCATCTTCTTTCATGTTCAAAGAATCACTGATGGTAGGAAATGTAAAAGTTACAGAGTAATAAACAAGCAATTACAGTTCTAAAGAAAAAGAAATTCCTACAAACATATGTTTGAAGGCATATACACAGGACACTATGTTGTCTAACAGTAGCAAGCTCTGATGCACTTTTCCATCAAATTACTACAAACAAAAGATGAAAATGTAGGAATTTTCAGCAGTTCTACAGTGACAAACAAAAAAAAACGAAGTTGCAAGGGGGGAGATGATGTGGTTTCAACAGATTGACTAAGTTGATTCATACAGCCTGAAATTGACCCAAATACAGGAGCATTTGCATTTTTAACCTAGGAAGAACAAATACACAATCTAACTGCAGCGAGTCTTACAGTGAGGAAGAAGGCAAAAAAAAAATTACAAATGGAGCAGTCAGTTTTATTGAAACTACAGTAAAATCAACTGAAATAGCAGTTACCCAAACTGCAGGtacaacataaatttggcattcAAAGCTTACATGGTTTAAGAGGGACAGATAGAACAAAAGAAAGCAGTAAAAATCTTATAAACCAAGTGTAGATGGAGCACTAAGTTGTATGAAATTTACAGTTAGGAATGATTAAAAATACATGCAAGCTAAGTTGCAACAAGTAACACCAAAGTGTAAACCACAGTCTAAGAACGGTAATGGAATGTTTGAAAATTACAGTTACAAAGAACTAAAAATACAATAAAGCTAGGTTGTGATAACAATAAAATCCAAGTGAACCACAGTGTAAGAAGTGCAGCTTTGAAAATAAAGCTAGGTTGTAATAACAGACCAGTAATAACAGTGCTGGTGGTCTTTGAAAATTAAAATTTAGCATAacaaaaaatacaaaataaaCTGCTCCACATTACTGTGATAACCAAGTGTAAACCAGGGTGTAAGAACATTACTGTGAGCTTTGATCTTAGCAAAATACATTCTAACAAGTacactactccctccgtcccatgaTGTAAGACGCTTTTTGACACTAGTTAATAACAATACTATCCAAGTGTAAAGCAAAGTGTAAGAACAGTACCGGGAGATCTGAATTTTACAGTTTAACAGAACTAAAAATACAAAGATACTAGTATGATTTAGTAATTAGTAACAGTTATAAAGAAACTACTCCAGAAATATGTTTGTGGATATAATTTCAACAGTTTATTAGCGTGCGGATGCTTTAACAGATTCCACCCACAAATCTATTGCAAAATCACACATGCCGCCACAACATCGAGAACACGACTGGAACGGATCTAGGCTAACGAGACAGGTTGTGGCATCGGGCGACGGCAATCCAAGACGAAAGTTTGAGGATCTAGCGAGAGCGAGGGTACCAGAGGGAGGGGGGTGGGCATGGGCTTACTCGTGGATGTTGGTGTCGACGACCTGGCAGACGGAGAGGGAGACCATGGAGGTCTTGCCGGTGCCGGACTGGGCCTGGGCGATGACGTCGCGGCCGGCGATGATGGGGACGACGGCGCGCTGCTGGATGGCGGAGGGCTTCTCGAAGCCGTAGCCGTAGATGCCACGGAGCAGGTCCTCGCGGATGCCCATCGCGTCGAAGCTTCCCACGACCTCCACCCCCGCCGAGGTCTCGAAGGTGAGCTTGTCGTCGTCCATCGGCCCGCGCCTGGaggagcccgccgccgccgccgccattggAGAAACCCTAGCCTGTTGGGGGTGAGACGTGGGgagcggcggcggaggaggaggaggaggatggctCTTTTGCGCCTGGGTACCTGGCGGCTCCGGCTTTCTCGGTTTTATAGCCTGGACTGCGATGCGAGGTCGGTTTGAATGGAGGGAAGAGTTTCGTCGGACTCCGGGGTGGTTTGTGTGAAAATGGCGTCACGGGCCGTATGCGGTCCGGCCATGGGCCCAGACCTGGCCAAACGGGCCGGCCCGTGCTAATCGTGCCTGGCCCAGCATGGCCCGCCGTGACACGTTTAATAGCCCGGCCATGCCGTGCCGGCCCACATGCGTCGCTCCTTGGCCCAGGCACGGCCTGATTATTAAACGGGCCGGTCCGTGGCACGCTTAGCACGCCGGGTCACCTGTTTTTTTAGCCTGTTGGGATGTATTTTAGGCCTATCGGGCTGTAATTTAGGTTTTTTATATATAAACAATTTctagaaaaaataaataaacgGGTCATGTCATGCCGGCCCGCGTGCCCAGCCTTTAGGCCCAGGCATGGCCCATGGCGTGCCGTATGCCGGGCCTGGCCCATTTAGCTCGGGCCATGCCGTGCCTAGACCGTGCCGTTCCTGCGTGTTATGGGCCAGCCCAGTTAGCATGACCCGTTTGGCCAGCTATGCATGGGTCGTTGTCGAGCTTCATTTCCGCTCTATGAGCTAGCAATAAATCAATTTCTCAAAAAAAACTGGCAATAAATCTTACATCGAAATGAACATGGTAATTTTTTGTTTTGAAAAACATATGAACTTTATTCAACTGATATAATACATACATCGTTCATGAGGGAATGTACAATTTCATTCATAAGCTCCTCAAACCAATGAGCAGTAGAAGAAAATCTAGCTAATCTAGCGAGCTTGTTCGTAACTTTATTTGCTTCTCTATTACAGAGGGTGTAGGGACATCCGGGAGTTATCATACATTTCTCATACAAAATGTAACACTGCTGGTGAAACAAGGCTACTAATGAAATACTCCTAATATACAGCACACCATGCATGTAACCAGCAACCTCATTTTGACAAAAGGAATCCTAGAAAGATGAAAAAAAAACAGCAGGTCCGTGCTACATTGAAACACCACTCCGAGTTAGGTGAAATTAAGCCCATGACTTGAAAAAAAGGCACATTCAAGTCTTgctgcaaatgaagcacaactaCCCGTCTGGAGAACAACATTCATGCTACTGTGAAGCCCCATGTCACCCCCTCTCGGCTCTCACACTGGATTTGATCTCACTTGGGATTTGTTGCGCTAGCTGCGGATTCACTACTCAGAAAACAAAGGAAAGCCACCACACACGCGTGATCTCTACGTTGCAGCGGCAACCCCCATCCCCAACCCCCAATCGCCCCCCTGGCCCCTAAACGTTGCGCCGttgaaccccccccccctctgcCCCACAAGTCGACCCCCTGATTTTGTACCGAGATCTAGCATTTTCAGCTCGTTTTGGGGCGAGGCATGTGGAATACCTGCGTCGACGGAGCGTTATTGTCGATTCTCTCAATCATCGTCGTGCGCACCTCCATCTCCCGTCGTCGTCGTGGCTCGCCGCCGCGTGGCCTCTCTTCATCAGCTACTGCCTGAGTAGCGCCTGGATCCGACACCCTTGCTACGATGTCCTCGAGACGCCAGGTAGTTGAGCGTGATGGGTTCGAAGCTGGGCCCGTGCTGTTGTCCAGGCGGGCATGTGGGAGACACCAGCATTGCACGATTAAACTCGATCAGACGACTCGTGAGAAGGTTTGTGCCAGCCAGAATCAGTCGGTTGAAATAAAGGGTTTCCTCTAACTTTTTTTTAGACAATTCCTTTCTTTTTTAGGATTTTTGAGACAATTTCCttttttgagagagagagagagagagagagttgagacAATTTCCTATAACTTTTTTTTTGAGAATTCTTTCCTATAACTTTTTTTTGAGGGGCCTTTCCTATAAACTATTGGTCATGCCACTACGCGCACACAGGCCCATCTTAATTAATTTTTTTCGAGTGACAGGTCCATCTATCTCAACGAAATATGATAAATTTGTCGGCCCATAGCCAGTCCAACACATTTTCCAGCCGACACGCAGATTGCCCATTCTACAGcccctcctcggcttcctccgGCGCTTCCGCAAGCTCCACCCTCCGCCCCTCCTCGGCTTCCTCGACTACAGCGGCTTCCACCCCGCCGAACCTCCTCACCCCTCCGCGCCGGTGGCCAGCGCGGTCGACAGCGCCGCGGACTTCGACTTCGAGTTCCTCCCCGCCCCCTACTGGGACTGGACCGTGCGGGAAGTCCGCGACGGCCGCGTCCTCCTCGACAGACCCGGCCGTCACGTCTAGCTCGAACCCCTCTTCAACGAGATGGTGGTGTGCGACCCCCTGCACCGGCAGTACCTCCTGCTCCCTCCTATCCCCGGTGACCTAGCCGCTCCGGTTGCGATCCAACTCCTGATACAAAGGTCGTGCGTCGCCCAGTGCTTCCTCGTCCCTTCCGAGGCAGACGCTACGGAGGAGACGTCATTCAGAGTGATCTGGCTGGTGGTGCTCGAAAATAAACCGGTCGCAGCTGTCTTCTCTTCCACCACAGGGCAATGGCGAGCCATTACATCCCTGAATTGGAGTTGGAGCTTACCTGGCTTACAATTATCGACATGGAAGTTTTGGTTTGTGTCGCGCCATTACGCACATGGCTGCTTCTACTGGATTTCAGGCACCATTGAAAAATTGCTCGTGCTTGACATACGTAAGATGGACTTCTCCATGGTTGACCACCCACCGTGTGTCCGATTTTCGGGCGATGATGTGGCCGTCGTGGAGGCAAGCCAAGGCAGGACTCTGATGTTTGTGCCTAAACCGGACACATCTCGCCTAATTTATACGGTTTGGCGAAGCAATGGTGGGAATTCCATCCAGTGGCAGATGGATAATGAGACATTCTCGCTGGATTCTGAGTCCTCGATCATAGGTGCAGTGGGGAAGCACTTGCTCGTGTATCATGTCGGAAGCGTGTCGGTCAAGCCAGGTTGTTACACGCAGGACGTCGACACATTCCATCTTGAGAGGGTGTGTGATTCATGTCCCAATCCGTCAGAAGTATATTGCAGCTTCCCACCATCGTTATTATCATCACCGACAGTGTCAAGTGGTAAACCTTCTGTGCATGCTAGTTACCTCCTTTCTTTTATAGTTATAATAACTACCACATAGCTTTGCTGATACTTGCTAGCTCATTAATGTGATCAGTAAGTATCTGTTACATAGTTTAGTGGTTGCTGCTTATTTTTCTGTGCTTGTGGCAAAGCTGATCAAGCTAATTTGTTTGTCTTTTCTATCTATGTGCCATATTAAGGTAATTAGAAAAGTGAAAGGGAGGATGAAACACTCTATAAGTAACATTTTAGGGGTATTGTGAAATCGTAAAAAACACTGGATCAAAAGCCACAACAATTGATTCAGTTTTTATGGTGAAGATAATGGAGATTGAATACAGGTTTAAATCAGGACATTGCTGGCACTTCATCTTTGTAGTGTTCTGTCTTAGAGACATTTATTCTAGTCAAGCTGGACTTATGCCATCTGGAAGTCTTATGTGGTCACCGTTACATTTGTAAATTCTTTATCgattttatataaaaaaatatcttaagatatactccctccgtcccaaaataagtgtcgctgATTTAAGAGGGAGTAAGAGGCAAAAAAGTCTTTTTGGTATCCGATGTGAAAATTTATACATTCTTAataaatactccctctgtaaactaatataagagcgtttagattactaaagtagtgttctaaacgctcttatattagtttacggagggagtatatgataCTGAAAGTTTAAATGAAATGTAGAATCACAAGATTTTTTGAATGACGAACCAAATGATATTATTTGCATTTGTCTGATAACGATAATCCTTGTTGCACCTCACTTAATAGAGATTGCTAGTAATTTTATGGGATGCTAATGATGCGCATATTGATTGTGTTGTAGTTTGCATAGTGGCTGGAATTGGGCAATTTTTGTGCCGTGCCATTAACCCTTTTTTGCACCGAGCATTGTGCACTAGCTTTTGGTCCATCAGATTTGGAACCTTGTCAGTAGGCCACAATATATAGTCATCTGTTTAGTCCCTGCCTTATCCTTTTGCCATGTCTTCCTAAAACATATGTTAGGCCCCGAAAAGGTATCATGCACATCTGGCCATCCACTGGAGATTTAAGGGATCGAGTCATTAAATAACTCATCACCGACTTTCACTTACTTCTTCGAGTTATCTCTCTTCATCTGGAGGGCTTGGAGACAATCCAATGGCTGCAGTTTAAATTACCCGATGAGCACTATTTACTGACCAACAAAAACTGGTTTAGACTGAATCCTCTTTTTCTTTTACCAAAGTGATTATAATCGTTGATTCTTCTTATATGATTATGTTAGCAAAAATTATAAATATTTTTCATGACATATCTATCAATACTACTTCTTTCAGTCTTATATTTTTAATGAAGGCTTTTCCAGAGAAACTTAATAGATGTTGCTAGTACTATCAAGGGTGTAATTATGGACAGATGGATTGTGTAATGCTTTGTGTCATGTACTGATGTACAGATGGAGCAATATCAGTGCCATGCCTTTAACCCTTGTTGTGATCTGCATTGTATTCTTTTGGTCCATCACATCTGAAAACCCCTCCACTCGGCCACGCTGCACTTTTCTGCTGTATCCCCGCCACAATACTTGCATCCTATCCTCCATAAGTGAAGCCCTTTCCAAAGCCATCAAGTCAATCCATCCAACCTGTGGCCATCAAGTTGATCCATCCAATCTACGGAACTTTGCTGAGTAATGCACTTATCTCAGAGAATTACTCGCTACGGATCTGAATTTTGGCATTCTTTTCTGCGCAacattttttttgtttctttaGAATACCAAATTGTTTTCAGTTCACGCCTATGTCTATATTTTTTTTTCCTCCGCATGATATCTATCTTGAGTTGCACCTCTGCAAGTTGGGGCGCTCTATTTTCACCTATAGAAAGTTACTAAATATTCAGCCATGAAAACAAATTCACCTATAGTGATTTACAGCAGTACTTTCTTCTGCCATGGCTGTCAAAACTCGAACTTTGTTTGCCTGCATGCAAACGCAACCTTTTACGTTTCTCCCTGTTTGCAGTGCACTTTTGTGATTCATGTTGTCATTAGTCTATTGAATGATTCCTCTTTGGTACTGAACTCCAATCATTTTACAGCTGAGCCTTTGTTTAATTAGTCTAGTGGTGCAGTTGAACCAACAACCTAGGAGCCTCTGGCAGATCGCTGTTGGTGCTTTCTATGTGCAAATGCTATTTTTTTCTTTAACCACCTTTGTCTCCTTTATGTCTTGTGCTTCCTTCTCATCCATGCCCTTCCTTTGAAGCAGGGCAACACACATACTATAGAGCACGACACGGTTGCGCTGGTTGCTGCATGACCGACCTTAACTTTACAAGTTTCACTAACAAAAAAAAAATTTGTTTGCAGAACTTTGCTGAATTTTGTCAGTACTTAATTGCTGGATTTGATCTTGGGTTATCTGTTCATAAGTTGCCTGAATTTTTTTATCGCATTACAAAGCTTTTCAATGAATATCCAACCATTCTCATCCCAAAGGCACTTGGTCTTCAATGTAACAGTGTAATCTTGTGCATGCAGTTCCACACCACGCTGACCATCGAGGAGTGGACGACACTGTGCCGGCACCAGAACCACGAGAAGTTGACCTCACCGGGGGACCGCCGTGCAAGCGCCATCGCCGCTGCGGCCACTTGGGCTCCAGAACCCGCGGAGGCGGGTCGCGGTGGACGGGGAGAAGGAGGCTGAGGCTTGACCCGTGGTGGACGAGGGCCTGGGGGCGGATGAGGGGCCAAATCAAGGTGTTGTCCAGGACGGCTGCGACCAAGTCCTTGGGCGGCAGGGGCTTGCCTTGACCAGGATGTGCTAGCAGCTAGCTGATGGGGACATGGAATGACTCGATTCTTTTTGTAAGGTTTATACTATTGGTCTGCTGCGTGTTGACCCTTTTTGGTTCGAAAACACAAAATGGTACCGTTGTCAACACGCAAACGGCATCAAGCCACGGTCTTCTAGAGCCAGTGTAGATCGACTGCTGCACGGCTATGTCGCTGTGAGGATGGTGCTGTATCATCGTTTTCAATCGCTTGTCAGTATTGGTATATCTGATTTCTTCGAGTTACCTTCTAGGGAACTGATTTCTAGTTAAGAAATCAAGCCACAGTCTTCTAGAGCTGCAAATGGCATTGATCTGATTTCTTTGATTTACCTTCTGGGGATCTAGAGATTTTTTTTCCCATCCAATCATCAACGCACTACTTGCACTTGATCCTCGTTGATCCACTTCTTCGGTCCCTGTGTGTTGTCGTAGCAGGCAAGGGCTAAATACCTGGCATCCTGGTCGATCTAGCCAGCATGTGGATCAGTCAGCACCAACAAAGTGAATGATCCCTATTTCATACAGTACAATTTCTAATTTCTGAATCTTGGCTTCAGTAGGTGTAGAGATGGGCATTCTGGGTGAAATGCGACTTGAGATGAGTATTTCTAATTTCTGAATCTTGACCTGTGAGGACTTGGATTGTATTTCTCGGTAGGTTTTCTGTTTAATGTGCAGCAGGTCAATCTGACGACCTGCTGTTGCTTTAGATGAGTATTCGATCAATCTCCTGCATTTATATTTTCTATGGTCTGCTGGCTTGTTGGAGGCTGCCAATTAGCTTTGTGTTTATCTGTTGGTTCATGTAATCAACCATATCCTGGCAGCACCTGGCGTGCAATAGATCTGCATTGCACTGCTGCTTATGTAAGGGAAGTGCTTATGCTGGATGCAATGATTATTATTACTCTATTATACATTGTCTTTTGTCGTGCGCTTCTGGCTGCATTCTGATGTCACTGTCGCGGCAAATCCTGCTGGTTCAGCGATCGATCTTGTTGTCTTGTCCTAGTGTGTGCGTGTCGTGTGATGAATAATACATTACGGTTGCAGATCCAAGGAGGAATGGAGGATAGGAAGGCAAAGCAATCAGGCAAGCAGATACTGAACTCAACAGCATCGAGCCAGGCCGAGTAGAGATgtttttaaaatttgtgaacattcttaaaaaatgttta contains:
- the LOC125540284 gene encoding eukaryotic initiation factor 4A-III homolog B-like translates to MAAAAAGSSRRGPMDDDKLTFETSAGVEVVGSFDAMGIREDLLRGIYGYGFEKPSAIQQRAVVPIIAGRDVIAQAQSGTGKTSMVSLSVCQVVDTNIHEVQALILSPTRELATQTERVMQAVGNYMSVSVHACVGGKSIGEDIRKLEAGVHVVSGTPGRVCDMIKRRTLRTRAIKLLVLDEADEMLTRGFKDQIYDVYRYLPPELQVVLISATLPHDILEITSKFMTDPVRILVKRDELTLEGIKQFFVAVEKEEWKFDTLCDLYDTLTITQAVIFCNTKRKVDWLTERMRTNNFTVSAMHGDMPQKERDAIMSEFRSGTTRVLITTDVWAGGLDVQQVSLVINYDLPNNRELYIHRIGRSGRFGRKGVAINFVRKDDIRILRDNEQYYSTQIDEMPMNVADLI